CTGCTGAGCCGCTATCAGGCCCAGTTGGCCGCGCTGGGTTATCACGGTGCCTACCTGTTCCCGTCCAATCGGCGCGGACCACTGAGCGCCACGGCAGCGAGTCAGGTATTTGCGGAGCTGAGCGGACGTCAGTGGACCAGCCACGATATCCGCAAGGTCGTGCGCACTGCTTGGATGGACCTGGGCGTGGATTACCTGGTGGGCGAGATGCTGGTGAACCACGCCCTGCGCAACATGGACGCCACCTACATCCACACCACTGCAGAGGCCCTGAAGCGCGAAGCACTGGAACGCTGGCACGACCAGTTAGACCGACTCGGGTTGAACGTGCTGACAGGCGAGACAGGGACGAGACACGAAATTTCGCGAAATTCGCTACAGGCCACGGATGACAAGGCACGTAGCCAAATCACGGATGCATCACAGGGGAGCATGTAAATCATGGTGGACGTTGAAAAAGATGTTGCCGAGCGGCTAGCCCAGGCCGGCATCACGCCATTGATTGGAGGCCTGGTGCCTGAGCCAGCGACAGCTGACCTGCTGGGATATGCCCCCAGTTACCTGCGCCGCCTGGCTGCCGAGGGTCGTTCACCGCTGCCATTCGTACGCCGGGGCAATCGGCGGTTCTACAAAATAGCCGACATAGTGCGCTTTGCGACGGATACCGACTGAGGGCGTCGAAGTTAACCGCTGACCGGGGTGTGCGTGCGCGCATAGGGTAGACGGCATCACCTAGACACCCCGGAGACACCCATGCCAGACCCGTATCAGCAAGACATTCAGCAAATGAGCGCAACGCTCACAGCCATCGGCACTCAGATCACCGACTTCAAATCATCCTCGGAACAGAAGCAGACCGAGTTCGGTGCTCGCCTCCTCGAAATGGAACAGAAAATGGTGAACGTCGGTG
The Pseudomonas putida genome window above contains:
- a CDS encoding DNA-binding protein — translated: MVDVEKDVAERLAQAGITPLIGGLVPEPATADLLGYAPSYLRRLAAEGRSPLPFVRRGNRRFYKIADIVRFATDTD